A single window of Halotalea alkalilenta DNA harbors:
- a CDS encoding cold-shock protein → MSPRALLRCIVISLLLALLSPPLVGFFVSFSDSEFYSQLIGEIAAREGLMSGYLLAALASFIVLILATLAVQVLTPQLANIARIENDDREIGVVKWFNVNKGYGFITREGGEDVFVHFRAIRGKGHRTLVEGQRVRYHAIENDRGLQAEDVTVIT, encoded by the coding sequence ATGAGTCCAAGAGCATTACTTCGTTGTATCGTCATCAGCCTTCTGCTTGCCCTGTTGTCTCCTCCCCTCGTTGGCTTCTTCGTTTCGTTTTCCGACAGTGAGTTCTACTCGCAGTTGATCGGTGAGATCGCCGCGCGGGAAGGGTTGATGAGCGGATACCTGCTCGCCGCCCTCGCTAGTTTCATCGTATTAATCCTGGCTACCCTGGCGGTACAGGTGTTGACCCCGCAATTGGCCAACATTGCGCGTATCGAGAACGACGATCGAGAGATCGGCGTGGTCAAATGGTTCAACGTCAACAAGGGGTACGGCTTCATCACCCGCGAAGGGGGCGAGGATGTGTTCGTTCACTTCCGCGCGATCCGCGGCAAAGGGCATCGCACCCTGGTCGAGGGGCAGCGGGTTCGCTACCACGCGATCGAGAACGATCGCGGATTGCAGGCCGAGGACGTCACCGTCATCACCTGA